Proteins found in one Enterococcus sp. 9D6_DIV0238 genomic segment:
- a CDS encoding ABC transporter substrate-binding protein: protein MKKKTIQLVVLMLLSVVITGCAGKNDQKNDSKSSSSQSEKMTRVFTDSAGRDVEIPNTIEKIAPSGPLAQLVLYTSSPDLLVGLASPFSTESKEFIDQKYQSLPEFGQFYGKNASLNMEALSAAEPDVVIDIGEAKKTVKEDMDKLQDQLDIPTIFIEANLSNLPEAYQKIGELLGNTEETDQLSAYCEKVLVQAKEVKGSLKAADQKSVYYASGNAGLNTNAEGSFHAQVLDEVGAKNAAVGVDIVSKGAGSVVSMEQLIQWQPDYILADSKDVYKQITTEESWKELTAVKENRVYQIPTAPYNFLGSPPSVNRIIGIQWLGQLIYPEQYQLDIKQDVAEFYELFYHVKPTNEQISAILENAQ, encoded by the coding sequence ATGAAAAAGAAAACAATTCAGCTAGTTGTCCTTATGCTACTCTCGGTGGTAATAACAGGGTGTGCAGGCAAGAATGATCAAAAAAATGACAGTAAAAGCAGTAGTTCACAGTCAGAAAAGATGACCCGAGTATTTACTGATTCTGCCGGAAGAGACGTGGAAATACCAAATACTATCGAGAAAATCGCTCCTTCTGGTCCATTAGCACAACTTGTTTTATATACAAGTTCACCAGATTTGTTAGTTGGATTGGCGAGTCCATTTTCAACTGAATCAAAGGAATTTATTGATCAAAAATACCAGTCCTTACCTGAGTTTGGTCAATTTTACGGTAAAAATGCCAGTCTGAATATGGAAGCCCTTAGTGCGGCAGAACCAGATGTTGTGATCGATATCGGTGAAGCTAAAAAAACGGTCAAAGAAGATATGGATAAATTACAGGATCAGTTAGACATTCCTACGATATTTATTGAGGCAAATCTGAGCAATCTACCTGAAGCCTATCAAAAAATCGGTGAGTTGCTCGGCAACACAGAAGAAACAGACCAATTAAGTGCATATTGTGAAAAAGTATTGGTCCAAGCGAAGGAAGTCAAAGGAAGCTTGAAAGCTGCAGATCAAAAAAGTGTTTATTACGCTTCTGGAAATGCTGGTTTAAATACAAATGCTGAAGGTTCTTTTCATGCTCAGGTCCTTGATGAGGTAGGCGCTAAAAATGCTGCAGTCGGTGTGGATATTGTTTCTAAAGGTGCTGGAAGTGTTGTCTCGATGGAACAATTGATCCAATGGCAGCCAGATTATATTCTTGCAGATTCAAAGGATGTTTACAAGCAGATCACCACAGAGGAGTCTTGGAAAGAATTGACTGCTGTCAAAGAAAATAGAGTGTACCAAATTCCGACAGCGCCATATAATTTCTTAGGTTCGCCACCGTCAGTCAATCGAATCATCGGGATCCAATGGCTAGGTCAATTGATTTATCCAGAGCAATATCAGCTTGATATCAAGCAAGATGTTGCAGAATTTTATGAACTATTTTATCATGTAAAACCTACAAATGAACAGATTTCAGCAATCTTAGAAAATGCCCAGTAA
- a CDS encoding ABC transporter ATP-binding protein, whose amino-acid sequence MLQVIDLNFSYRKSKILTNISFELDCGRSVCLLGKNGVGKSTLFKCLLNIVKPTSGVIKIEGKELQHYSRSQLSKCISYIPQTQNGQTGFTVFEMVLLGTTSRLNHFQQPGKTEYDLAEAALVDLNIAHLKQKLFSEISGGEQQLVIIARSVAQQSKIIIMDEPCANLDYGNQIMVLEMIRTLSKKGYLIIQATHDPNHVLQYGDQVLILQEGKLLVQGAPKEVLTSQRLEEIYQVPVIVRELEMEQQRICLPKKRTIN is encoded by the coding sequence ATGCTGCAAGTGATAGATCTAAATTTTTCGTATAGAAAATCAAAAATATTAACGAACATCTCTTTTGAGTTGGACTGCGGACGATCCGTTTGTTTACTAGGAAAGAACGGGGTTGGGAAAAGTACATTGTTTAAATGCTTACTGAACATAGTAAAACCAACCTCGGGAGTGATCAAGATAGAAGGAAAAGAGCTTCAGCATTACTCAAGAAGTCAACTTTCTAAGTGCATATCTTATATTCCTCAGACGCAAAATGGACAAACAGGATTTACCGTTTTTGAAATGGTATTGTTGGGGACGACCTCTCGTTTGAACCATTTTCAGCAACCTGGAAAAACGGAATATGATTTGGCAGAAGCTGCATTAGTTGATTTGAACATTGCACACTTAAAGCAGAAATTGTTTTCTGAAATCAGCGGAGGCGAGCAACAATTAGTGATCATTGCCCGTTCAGTTGCTCAACAGAGTAAAATCATCATCATGGATGAACCGTGTGCGAATTTGGATTATGGCAATCAGATCATGGTGCTGGAGATGATTCGAACCCTTAGTAAAAAAGGCTATTTGATTATTCAGGCTACCCATGACCCTAATCATGTATTGCAGTATGGGGATCAGGTATTGATTTTACAAGAAGGAAAGTTGCTTGTTCAAGGAGCACCAAAAGAGGTATTGACGAGCCAACGATTGGAGGAAATTTATCAGGTGCCAGTCATTGTGAGAGAGCTGGAAATGGAGCAGCAACGAATTTGTTTGCCTAAAAAGAGAACGATCAACTAG
- a CDS encoding double-cubane-cluster-containing anaerobic reductase has translation MQIKTELPEIFTEFDEARRQGFIQVKELKEQGIPVIGVYCTFMPEEIVLAANAVQISLCSTSDETIAAAEEDLPRNLCPLIKSSYGFGKTDKCPFFYFSDLVVGETTCDGKKKMYEYMEEFKPLYLMQLPNMRNSAASFNLWKDEIVRFKEKLEEFLDVEITEEQIRQAIRLKNREREARKNFYGLGKLNPPAIEGSEIFKVMYGANYTFEKEDLIEKLTTTTNTIQDQYPEKHQPQGKPRILITGSPMGGVTEKVIRAVEENGGTIVGFENCTVAKAVEKLVDEEKEDVYEALAEKYIDIGCACMSNNTSRFDLLDRMIDEYQVDGVLDMVLQSCHPYSIESLKVRRFCQEEKNVPYLYLETDYSTADIEQINTRVAAFIEMLEE, from the coding sequence ATGCAAATAAAAACAGAACTCCCAGAAATTTTTACTGAATTTGACGAAGCACGTCGTCAAGGATTCATTCAAGTCAAAGAATTAAAGGAACAAGGAATACCAGTGATCGGTGTCTACTGTACATTTATGCCGGAAGAAATAGTCTTAGCAGCAAATGCCGTTCAAATCAGCTTATGTTCTACTTCAGATGAAACCATCGCAGCAGCAGAGGAAGATCTACCAAGAAATCTCTGCCCATTGATCAAATCAAGTTATGGTTTTGGAAAAACAGATAAATGTCCTTTCTTCTACTTTTCTGACTTAGTTGTGGGTGAAACGACATGTGATGGCAAGAAAAAAATGTATGAATATATGGAAGAATTTAAACCACTATATTTGATGCAATTACCAAATATGCGTAATTCAGCTGCTTCTTTCAATTTATGGAAAGATGAAATCGTTCGTTTCAAAGAAAAGCTGGAGGAATTTCTTGATGTAGAAATTACGGAGGAACAAATTCGTCAGGCGATCCGTTTAAAAAACAGAGAACGTGAAGCACGCAAAAATTTTTACGGTCTAGGAAAATTGAATCCGCCAGCAATTGAAGGATCAGAAATTTTCAAGGTGATGTACGGAGCAAATTATACATTTGAAAAAGAGGACTTGATCGAAAAACTGACAACAACAACGAATACTATTCAAGATCAGTATCCTGAAAAACACCAGCCGCAAGGAAAGCCGCGCATTTTGATCACAGGATCTCCCATGGGCGGAGTAACTGAAAAAGTTATTCGTGCAGTCGAGGAGAACGGTGGAACGATCGTAGGATTTGAAAATTGTACAGTAGCCAAAGCAGTGGAAAAATTAGTCGATGAAGAAAAAGAAGATGTCTATGAAGCGTTAGCTGAAAAGTATATCGATATCGGCTGTGCCTGTATGTCGAATAATACAAGTCGTTTTGATTTGCTGGATCGAATGATCGATGAATATCAAGTTGACGGCGTGCTGGATATGGTACTGCAGTCATGTCATCCCTATTCCATTGAATCATTGAAAGTTCGCCGTTTTTGCCAAGAAGAAAAGAATGTCCCATATCTTTATTTGGAAACGGACTATTCGACAGCAGATATCGAACAAATCAATACACGTGTTGCCGCATTCATTGAAATGCTGGAGGAATAG
- a CDS encoding Rossmann-like domain-containing protein, translated as MWKLYDELIEAIPSGIKISDLAQTERWTFAVNDQTIGTAMKFSKKYQNLEYYQQMELQEAAALVKSWDFEKASFGLAAINSFFNDNKQVKKQFQTEKIYHKDAFDRLIENPNQQKIGMIGHFPFVDRYPELSKNISIFELEPRNGDYPASACEFLLPKMTTVYITASTIINKTLPRLLELSEHAQTILVGSSCPLSNSLFNHGIDMLAGTIYENTLTELKAKKSSERLPLSKYGHAIMIEKRKA; from the coding sequence ATGTGGAAACTATATGATGAATTGATTGAAGCCATTCCTTCTGGAATCAAGATTTCTGATCTAGCGCAAACTGAGCGCTGGACATTTGCGGTCAATGATCAAACGATTGGAACGGCGATGAAGTTTTCCAAAAAATACCAGAATCTTGAATACTATCAGCAGATGGAGTTACAAGAAGCTGCAGCACTTGTTAAGTCCTGGGACTTTGAAAAGGCTAGTTTTGGATTAGCGGCAATCAATAGCTTTTTTAATGATAATAAACAAGTGAAAAAGCAGTTTCAGACAGAGAAAATCTACCATAAAGATGCTTTTGATCGATTGATCGAAAACCCTAATCAGCAAAAAATCGGTATGATCGGCCATTTTCCATTTGTCGATCGTTATCCAGAACTTAGCAAAAATATCAGCATCTTTGAATTAGAGCCTAGAAATGGTGATTATCCAGCTAGTGCATGTGAATTCTTACTTCCTAAGATGACGACTGTTTACATCACCGCTTCAACGATCATCAATAAAACATTGCCTAGACTATTGGAGTTATCAGAACACGCACAAACCATTTTAGTTGGTTCCAGCTGTCCTTTGAGTAACAGCTTGTTCAACCATGGTATAGACATGCTGGCAGGAACTATTTATGAAAATACTCTGACTGAATTAAAAGCGAAAAAATCATCTGAGCGATTACCGCTCAGTAAATACGGTCATGCCATCATGATCGAAAAAAGAAAGGCGTAG
- a CDS encoding acyl-CoA dehydratase activase has product MRVIGLDSGSTTTKGVLFEHGKLQKKKLVSTSGDPKVASEKIFTELGNTPETFIVTTGYGRKLIQADKIVTEITCHAKGAAYLRDDIKNVIDIGGQDSKAIRMDQFGRVLDFSMNDKCAAGTGRFVEVLMRTLGEKIEQIDSFVAHAVPVKINSMCTVFAESEVISLIGKGEKRENIALGVLHSIASRISNQLRQVNPETGPIFFSGGLSHSQTMAQLIEEYTKMAVYYDQELSQYAGAIGAAQIGLQQN; this is encoded by the coding sequence ATGCGAGTGATTGGTCTAGATAGCGGCTCTACAACTACTAAAGGCGTTCTTTTTGAACATGGTAAACTTCAAAAAAAGAAACTCGTATCAACATCTGGTGACCCCAAAGTAGCTAGTGAAAAAATTTTTACGGAATTAGGTAATACACCAGAAACGTTTATTGTTACAACAGGTTATGGACGGAAATTGATCCAGGCAGACAAAATTGTAACAGAGATCACTTGTCATGCAAAAGGAGCCGCTTATTTGAGAGACGACATCAAAAATGTGATCGATATTGGCGGTCAGGACAGCAAAGCGATTCGAATGGATCAGTTTGGCAGAGTGCTGGATTTTAGTATGAATGATAAATGTGCGGCTGGCACTGGACGTTTTGTAGAAGTGCTGATGAGAACGTTAGGTGAAAAAATTGAGCAGATCGATTCATTTGTCGCGCATGCAGTACCAGTAAAAATCAATAGCATGTGTACCGTCTTCGCAGAATCTGAAGTGATCAGTTTGATCGGAAAAGGTGAAAAAAGAGAGAATATTGCTTTAGGTGTTCTTCATTCGATAGCCAGCCGAATCAGCAATCAATTAAGGCAGGTAAATCCAGAAACAGGTCCCATCTTTTTTTCCGGGGGCTTATCACATAGTCAAACGATGGCACAATTGATTGAAGAATATACGAAGATGGCAGTCTATTACGATCAGGAGCTTTCGCAATATGCAGGTGCGATCGGTGCTGCACAGATTGGTTTGCAGCAGAATTAA